One Sus scrofa isolate TJ Tabasco breed Duroc chromosome 10, Sscrofa11.1, whole genome shotgun sequence genomic window carries:
- the IFNK gene encoding interferon kappa, which translates to MRAKPDVIRKCLWPACLMGLFVTGIVSQDCNLLNAHLRRVSWQNLRLLSRMSHSFPIECLTESKAFELPQEILSHTQPLKRDIQEAFYEMSIRAFNIFTQDTFKATWEEKLLRQVQMGLDQQLQVLEQCLQEEEEENEDIKEMDEVERKPSGATVPPSHSLELRRYFNRIDKFLKDKEHSHCAWEIVRVEIRRCFYFFQKFTALLRRK; encoded by the coding sequence ATGAGGGCCAAGCCCGACGTGATTCGAAAGTGTTTGTGGCCGGCGTGCCTCATGGGTCTGTTTGTCACGGGCATTGTCTCTCAGGACTGTAACCTGTTGAACGCTCACCTGAGGAGAGTCTCCTGGCAAAATCTGAGACTTCTGAGCAGAATGAGCCATTCGTTTCCCATAGAGTGTCTAACAGAAAGCAAAGCTTTTGAGTTGCCCCAAGAGATCCTATCACACACGCAGCCTCTGAAAAGGGACATCCAGGAAGCCTTCTATGAAATGTCCATTCGGGCTTTCAACATCTTCACCCAGGACACCTTCAAAGCCACTTGGGAAGAGAAACTCCTCAGACAAGTCCAGATGGGACTTGACCAGCAGTTGCAGGTCCTGGAACAATGCttgcaggaggaagaggaagaaaatgaagacataaaagaGATGGACGAGGTTGAGAGGAAACCCTCGGGAGCGACGGTCCCCCCCTCGCACAGCCTTGAACTGAGGCGGTATTTCAACAGGATAGACAAGTTTCTCAAAGATAAGGAACACAGTCATTGTGCCTGGGAGATCGTCCGGGTGGAAATCAGAAGATGTTTCTACTTCTTTCAGAAATTTACAGCACTTCTCAGGAGGAAATAA